In Fragaria vesca subsp. vesca linkage group LG1, FraVesHawaii_1.0, whole genome shotgun sequence, the sequence ACCAAAATGTTGTATGTTCCAGTTTCGTCGGTCACGCCCTCTACACTGTATGCAAGGCTCATGCTATTCCTGTTCATGCACTTGATTCCCACCGTTGCACCTAATCAACAAGCACACCGGATACAATTATCAACTGAAATTAAGTAATGCTGGTAACACATATTCGTGTTCAATAATTCAACACTAACGTACATAGCAACCTGTTTATGTTCTTCGCTCGATCAACAACTTTAAACTAAAGTATTTCTAATATGCATCGATGTAATAAGCAAATGATTTTGCATTAGTTGGTCCTAGCTCTCTACTCTTTGAACGAAACAAATGGGACCTTTGTCACCTTAAGCTTGTTGAACTCCTAATAATCTTAAACCAGGAAAGCAAGTCAGTTAAGGGTGGTGTGTGTGCTATATAGGAACTATGGAGTACGTACGTAGATGGATGGAAGGTGCACATACCGGCGATGTAAATGGTGGCGGAGGTCTCGAAACCGCAGCGGCAAGTGTCACAGTAGACGCGACCTTGGACATGGAATGGTTTGCCCAAGATTTTTGCACTGACAAGCGCCGGAAGCACACAGAGAGCAAGCAACACCAGTACTGCCCTAGACACTGCCATGGCCTTCAAAGATAAACGGAGTGATAACGTGGGAGAAGGGAAAGACTCGACGAAACTGATGAAATGGGAAACTAGAAGAAGAACAAAGTGAGAGCAAATGGAAGATCGATGTGTTCATATAGTGAGTCTTGGATGCAGATAC encodes:
- the LOC101307936 gene encoding pollen-specific protein C13-like, whose protein sequence is MAVSRAVLVLLALCVLPALVSAKILGKPFHVQGRVYCDTCRCGFETSATIYIAGATVGIKCMNRNSMSLAYSVEGVTDETGTYNILVEDDHEDQICESVLVSSPISDCKSADPGRSRANVVLTRFNGVVKTKRFANNMGFFKDQALPECTELLKQYLNYDQPE